The Mucilaginibacter mallensis genome has a segment encoding these proteins:
- a CDS encoding DUF3823 domain-containing protein, giving the protein MKKLFYYTAFCLAVIAGNSCSKIDNYPAPSDTINGSTIDEGTGATVQTEIGGGGTRVKLLEISYSANPTPEYFQSMQDGTFNDDKIFAATYKVSVEGPFVPLVTTDNTGTVTADSSQTIKLTSKATLNFKVQPFLRVEWVGKPVFNADSTVTVQVKITRGTSNANYQQDITDINLYVSNTQYDGNNNYDPRYSKLVSYGGSTGTALLGQVITITTTGGAMPAQDVYFRVGARINAGLDEYNYNAPMSAKYP; this is encoded by the coding sequence ATGAAAAAGCTATTCTATTATACAGCATTCTGTCTGGCAGTTATTGCCGGCAATTCGTGCAGCAAAATTGATAATTACCCCGCGCCATCCGATACCATAAACGGCAGCACAATTGACGAGGGCACAGGGGCTACCGTACAAACAGAAATTGGCGGCGGCGGTACACGCGTTAAATTGCTGGAGATTAGTTACAGCGCTAATCCTACGCCTGAGTATTTCCAATCGATGCAGGATGGTACTTTTAACGACGATAAAATATTTGCTGCAACTTATAAGGTTTCGGTTGAAGGGCCGTTTGTACCGTTGGTGACTACAGATAATACCGGTACGGTTACAGCCGACTCAAGCCAAACTATTAAGTTAACAAGCAAGGCAACGCTTAACTTTAAAGTTCAGCCTTTTTTAAGGGTTGAATGGGTAGGTAAGCCGGTGTTTAATGCTGATAGTACAGTTACCGTACAGGTTAAAATTACCCGCGGTACCAGCAATGCGAACTACCAGCAGGATATAACCGATATTAACCTGTATGTAAGCAACACACAGTACGATGGCAATAATAATTACGACCCAAGGTACTCAAAACTGGTTTCATATGGTGGTTCAACCGGTACCGCGTTACTGGGCCAGGTTATAACCATTACCACTACCGGCGGCGCAATGCCGGCGCAGGATGTATATTTCCGTGTTGGCGCAAGGATCAATGCCGGGCTTGATGAGTATAACTACAATGCCCCAATGTCTGCAAAATATCCGTGA
- a CDS encoding RagB/SusD family nutrient uptake outer membrane protein, whose product MKKYNYILLTLFVCLTACRKLDIPPKNIIQDPDVFSTPAGIQAYMARLYSELPIEDFRYSPQRGLNFFWIISPTPATTGEALSRDQTSSMQENFGGWNWDIWGGSYTTIRDCDYFIQTLPSYASNFSTAQVNAWLGEAYFVRGMTYFGLVKRFGGVPLVNKTLNYTVGTSTDELQIPRSSEQAVWDQVASDFDFAIANLPAVNTDEADGSRANKYVAAAFESRAMLYAGTIAKYNTTTLFDGQKNQLCGIPSSAANGYFLKAYNAAKTLDGVYSLYLKSWSATDKTAQYQNFVNLFSDAGSSESIFVREYQYPNSVHGYDAYNVPRQLIGPNGYSSEVNPTLDFVEMFDGIPKNSNGTIQNLDASGHYLLFSNTMDLFANAEPRLRATVILPGDVFKGQSIDIQRAIYTGPSAGGISPLLPAGSRSQYPLTNLVVSATASQTAYKLPDGTLMNPAGLSGIFTGDQTCAISGFSVRKWLNPNLPTSQVLENNETQTWIEMRYAEVLLNRAEAAFELNSAGQSGATNYSQDAFTIINQIRSRAGATLLTSAGSMTIDTVRIERRKELAFENKTYWDLKRWRTFSKEQNGTIYRILMPFYSAQAGKYFFDARTDERNDVYTYDPRWYYEQIPQGAISKSPNLVQNPGY is encoded by the coding sequence ATGAAAAAATATAACTATATATTATTAACATTATTTGTGTGTTTAACGGCTTGCAGAAAGCTGGATATACCACCAAAAAATATCATCCAGGACCCTGACGTATTTTCTACCCCAGCGGGTATACAAGCCTATATGGCACGCCTTTACAGTGAGTTGCCTATTGAGGATTTCAGGTATTCACCTCAGCGTGGGTTGAATTTTTTCTGGATCATCAGCCCAACACCGGCTACAACAGGTGAAGCCCTTAGCCGCGACCAAACAAGCTCTATGCAGGAGAACTTCGGCGGCTGGAATTGGGATATATGGGGTGGCTCATATACAACCATTCGTGATTGCGATTACTTTATTCAAACGTTACCCTCATATGCAAGTAATTTCAGTACGGCTCAGGTAAATGCCTGGCTAGGCGAAGCCTATTTTGTGCGTGGCATGACTTATTTTGGATTGGTGAAACGCTTTGGCGGCGTGCCCCTCGTTAACAAAACCCTGAACTACACAGTAGGTACAAGTACCGATGAATTGCAGATACCCCGCTCATCAGAGCAAGCTGTTTGGGACCAGGTAGCCAGCGATTTTGATTTCGCTATTGCTAACTTACCTGCGGTAAATACTGATGAGGCTGATGGCAGCCGTGCAAATAAATATGTTGCAGCAGCATTTGAATCAAGGGCGATGCTGTATGCGGGCACCATTGCCAAATACAATACCACCACTTTATTTGATGGTCAAAAGAATCAGCTTTGCGGTATACCATCCAGCGCTGCCAACGGTTATTTCCTGAAAGCATATAATGCCGCTAAAACGCTTGACGGTGTTTATAGCCTGTATTTAAAATCATGGTCGGCCACTGATAAAACAGCACAGTACCAGAATTTTGTGAACCTGTTCTCAGATGCGGGAAGCAGCGAAAGCATATTTGTAAGGGAATACCAGTATCCAAACTCGGTGCACGGTTATGATGCCTACAACGTGCCACGCCAGCTGATCGGGCCAAATGGTTATTCATCTGAAGTAAACCCAACCCTTGATTTTGTGGAGATGTTTGATGGTATACCGAAGAACTCAAATGGTACTATTCAAAACCTTGATGCGAGCGGTCATTACCTTCTGTTCAGCAACACTATGGACTTGTTTGCTAACGCAGAACCAAGGCTGCGCGCTACAGTTATATTGCCGGGCGATGTATTTAAAGGGCAAAGTATAGATATACAACGTGCTATATATACCGGTCCATCTGCAGGTGGTATAAGTCCGCTATTACCAGCCGGTTCAAGATCTCAGTACCCGCTTACAAATCTTGTTGTATCAGCTACCGCATCACAAACGGCCTACAAATTACCTGATGGAACATTAATGAACCCTGCCGGTTTGAGCGGCATTTTTACAGGCGACCAAACCTGCGCAATTTCAGGCTTCTCGGTACGTAAATGGTTAAATCCTAATTTACCAACATCACAGGTGCTGGAAAATAACGAAACCCAAACATGGATAGAGATGCGTTATGCCGAAGTGTTACTGAACCGTGCTGAAGCAGCTTTTGAATTGAACAGCGCGGGTCAAAGCGGTGCTACTAATTATTCGCAGGATGCCTTTACTATCATCAACCAAATACGTTCAAGGGCTGGTGCAACATTGTTAACAAGTGCCGGATCAATGACCATTGATACTGTTCGTATTGAAAGAAGAAAAGAACTGGCGTTTGAGAATAAAACCTATTGGGATTTGAAAAGATGGAGAACATTCTCAAAAGAACAAAACGGAACCATATACCGTATCCTGATGCCATTCTATTCAGCACAAGCAGGCAAATATTTCTTTGATGCACGTACAGATGAGCGTAACGATGTTTACACCTACGACCCAAGATGGTACTATGAGCAAATACCGCAGGGCGCTATATCAAAGAGTCCAAACTTAGTTCAAAACCCAGGTTATTAA